Proteins from a single region of Methanomicrobia archaeon:
- a CDS encoding type II toxin-antitoxin system PemK/MazF family toxin — MKGKVVLLPFPFDDLSAAKVRPAVCLTEPIGLHHHVVLAFITSRIPQDLLETDLVLDANQVDFALTGLKVSSTLRLHRLMTVTTSLIQREVGELSSNMVAEVDKRLQKLFGL; from the coding sequence ATAAAGGGTAAAGTTGTCCTGCTTCCTTTTCCGTTCGACGACCTATCGGCAGCGAAAGTGCGACCGGCAGTCTGTCTGACGGAGCCTATTGGACTTCATCATCATGTCGTTCTTGCATTTATCACCAGCAGAATTCCACAGGATCTGTTAGAGACCGATCTGGTACTGGATGCAAATCAGGTGGATTTCGCGTTAACCGGATTAAAGGTCTCATCTACGCTCCGTTTACATCGTCTGATGACCGTGACCACCTCCCTGATTCAGCGTGAGGTGGGAGAGTTGTCATCCAATATGGTGGCTGAGGTGGACAAGCGGCTACAGAAGCTGTTTGGGCTATAA
- a CDS encoding molybdopterin molybdotransferase MoeA, with protein MKLFRTLISFETALKKVLSYAKRTEVEEIKFDDAFGRVLAEDVLSPINSPPFDRAAMDGYAIWGEDSFGAAPRNPAYLKLKKLQSKGEEEVEIEAGECSPIATGMPIPQGSNAVVMLEYTKERGDTVEIFKPVTPGKNVSFTGEDVKKGEAVLKAGKILRAHDIGMLASLFINTVKVYKRAKIGIIPTGDELMDPAMHASEQNQEQKQQKIADSNSYMLAALTKTIAEPHRMRIVRDNYEELKAALESSLESDCDGLLVTGGSSVGTRDFLADAVEELGEVIFHGVAIRPGEPVGFGIINTKPVFILPGYPVATISAFELLVRPFLYGMHGVTEDRTSVLATARKKIPSAAGRTDFVRVKLICTESGYYVEPLRVSGSGILSSMTKSNGFVVIEENKEGVAEGERVLVTEYSTL; from the coding sequence ATGAAACTTTTTCGGACCCTTATTTCGTTTGAAACGGCGTTAAAAAAGGTATTATCGTATGCGAAGCGCACCGAGGTAGAAGAGATCAAATTTGATGATGCGTTTGGTCGGGTATTGGCAGAAGATGTACTATCGCCTATCAATAGCCCGCCCTTTGATCGGGCGGCGATGGATGGGTATGCAATTTGGGGTGAGGATTCTTTCGGAGCGGCGCCGCGGAATCCGGCGTATTTAAAGCTGAAGAAACTCCAGAGCAAAGGAGAGGAAGAGGTAGAGATAGAGGCGGGCGAATGCTCGCCTATAGCGACCGGGATGCCAATACCGCAGGGCAGTAACGCAGTGGTTATGCTCGAATATACGAAGGAGCGAGGCGATACAGTGGAGATTTTCAAACCAGTCACACCAGGCAAAAACGTTTCTTTTACCGGCGAGGACGTGAAGAAGGGCGAAGCGGTGCTGAAAGCGGGGAAGATACTGCGAGCGCATGACATCGGCATGCTTGCATCGCTTTTTATAAACACGGTGAAAGTCTACAAGAGAGCAAAGATTGGTATAATCCCCACGGGTGACGAACTTATGGATCCGGCGATGCATGCATCTGAGCAAAACCAAGAACAAAAGCAGCAAAAGATCGCCGATTCGAACAGCTACATGCTTGCGGCATTAACCAAAACGATTGCGGAACCGCACCGAATGAGGATCGTGCGTGACAATTACGAGGAGCTGAAAGCCGCGTTGGAGTCGTCGTTGGAAAGCGATTGTGACGGGTTATTGGTAACCGGCGGGAGTTCAGTCGGCACGAGAGATTTCCTGGCGGATGCAGTCGAGGAGCTGGGGGAGGTTATATTTCACGGCGTGGCTATCCGCCCGGGCGAACCTGTCGGTTTTGGTATAATCAATACCAAGCCGGTGTTTATCCTCCCGGGCTATCCGGTAGCGACGATTTCCGCGTTTGAATTGCTCGTTCGCCCCTTTTTGTACGGGATGCACGGCGTGACGGAAGACCGCACGAGTGTTCTTGCTACTGCACGGAAGAAGATTCCGTCGGCGGCAGGAAGGACGGATTTCGTGCGTGTGAAGCTGATTTGTACCGAGAGCGGGTATTACGTTGAGCCATTACGGGTAAGCGGCTCCGGTATCTTATCCAGCATGACGAAGTCGAACGGATTTGTCGTAATCGAGGAGAACAAGGAAGGCGTTGCGGAGGGCGAAAGAGTACTGGTAACCGAGTATTCTACACTTTAA
- a CDS encoding DNA-binding protein — MLRKEVIVDTNALLIPGIFGIDIFEELERLGYLRVIVPKAVVNELNQLRQRSGLKGKERMAANVGYSLLQNYTHTSEQEQECGPIRCTVTIEEFGEEKECGGGEVVGTDELIAALALKRKAAVLTNDEELRTKLTQAGIVTVYLRGRNRLEESD; from the coding sequence GTGCTACGCAAGGAAGTAATCGTGGACACCAATGCACTGCTGATACCCGGCATATTCGGTATTGATATCTTTGAAGAGCTGGAGCGACTGGGCTATCTACGTGTAATCGTGCCGAAGGCGGTCGTGAACGAGCTGAACCAACTCAGGCAAAGATCAGGATTGAAGGGCAAAGAGCGAATGGCAGCAAACGTGGGCTATTCTTTACTACAGAACTATACACATACCTCTGAACAGGAACAGGAATGCGGGCCTATACGATGCACGGTTACGATCGAGGAATTCGGGGAGGAAAAAGAATGTGGCGGCGGGGAAGTGGTAGGTACGGACGAGCTAATCGCGGCGTTAGCGTTGAAACGAAAGGCGGCAGTCCTTACCAACGATGAGGAGTTGCGGACGAAATTGACGCAGGCAGGCATAGTAACGGTGTATTTGCGCGGCAGGAACAGGCTGGAGGAGAGTGATTAA
- a CDS encoding exosortase-associated EpsI family protein → MQQFFEDYSKIIGLLMLAFVIIILFSTPSMILAKSVTTIGTELSHATGDELRVRTRMDFGNNEHMRAFPKQIDDWTASDYETTGITESLNADVILMRAYSHPKIYQPVFFLILQSTNRSSFHPPIVCYPALGYTIEEEGNELILVQNVSWAEDPWLSEKNVTRNVALSIKKLVVVKEAEDDGKITERRVVLYYYVKDRPFTSDTVTMIRVSTLAPIEGSYEGVLNISKEFMGDTVPCMFEVQRAEPTLFTSLASGSAIQKGVLVMLFLAPLAVIFYPELRAMSYRRLRK, encoded by the coding sequence ATGCAGCAATTCTTTGAGGATTATTCGAAGATTATCGGGCTGCTTATGCTTGCGTTCGTGATTATCATCCTCTTTTCTACACCGTCCATGATCCTCGCCAAATCTGTCACTACGATCGGTACCGAACTCTCGCACGCCACCGGCGACGAGTTACGTGTTCGGACACGGATGGATTTTGGCAACAACGAGCACATGCGGGCGTTTCCAAAGCAAATCGACGATTGGACTGCTTCCGATTACGAGACGACGGGAATTACGGAAAGCCTGAATGCGGACGTAATACTCATGCGCGCCTATTCGCATCCGAAGATATATCAGCCCGTATTTTTCCTCATTCTGCAGTCCACGAACCGCTCGAGCTTCCACCCGCCCATCGTCTGTTATCCTGCGTTAGGCTATACCATAGAAGAGGAGGGGAATGAGCTGATACTCGTACAGAACGTGAGTTGGGCGGAAGACCCGTGGCTTTCTGAAAAGAACGTGACGCGGAATGTAGCTCTATCGATAAAGAAGCTCGTGGTCGTAAAAGAGGCGGAAGACGATGGAAAGATCACGGAACGGAGGGTCGTGCTCTACTATTACGTGAAAGATCGCCCCTTCACGTCAGATACCGTTACTATGATCCGTGTCTCCACCCTCGCACCGATCGAGGGCTCGTATGAGGGCGTCCTCAATATATCCAAAGAGTTCATGGGCGATACCGTCCCCTGCATGTTTGAAGTACAGCGAGCGGAGCCCACGCTCTTTACCTCGCTCGCTTCTGGGTCTGCAATCCAGAAAGGAGTCCTCGTCATGCTCTTCCTCGCACCTTTAGCGGTCATCTTCTATCCCGAACTGCGAGCGATGTCGTACAGAAGGTTACGTAAATGA
- the mutL gene encoding DNA mismatch repair endonuclease MutL has protein sequence MRSIFVLEEQTIGKIAAGEVVDRPASVVKELLENSIDAGSSRVVVEVGNGGRDYIRVTDDGRGISEDDVTIAFEKHATSKIKLIEDLTALKTLGFRGEALPSIAAVSRIELNTRHEHEDFGTHLTIESGMLKDQNRLTRGVGTTIDVKSLFYNLPARIGTLKSKATELRHIVEICINYAVIYPEIKFELIHDGNPVISTVGTGNMLDAIVNTFGSGVAKELIELKEPDSSLNGCMIRGYITKPAVSYGTKKHFFTYVNRRFVRSDLLDKAIKRGYMSLLPKHAYPFAVVSLSVDPREVNVNIHPKKHEISFYHANEVFQYLVDAVSTTLRHADLMPEVAQREEGTGARAGELFGLPKEKKAAASVQTAFQGGVTGADELMEKECGGRVNIRPVPLYQVLDSYIIAQSDEDDVIMIDQHAAAERINYERLLERYGGKIEKQALLRPYMPELSPHQLYVIRENESLLRAMGFDIERLGDAYIIRAIPVVFHSMIDEDEITEILLQLVEERGKKEERLKVLFSTAACKASIKAGEKQSYESMRELVERLKATKLPYTCPHGRPTMIRLSKKEIEKRFKRR, from the coding sequence ATGAGGAGCATTTTTGTCTTAGAGGAGCAGACGATAGGTAAAATCGCCGCGGGTGAGGTCGTAGACCGACCGGCATCGGTCGTCAAGGAGCTACTAGAGAATTCTATAGATGCGGGAAGCAGTCGTGTAGTAGTGGAGGTGGGGAACGGTGGTCGGGATTATATCCGGGTGACGGATGATGGCCGTGGAATAAGCGAAGATGACGTGACGATTGCGTTCGAGAAGCATGCGACGAGCAAAATAAAGCTGATAGAGGATCTAACGGCCTTAAAAACACTTGGATTCCGCGGTGAGGCATTACCAAGCATAGCCGCCGTTTCGCGGATCGAGCTGAACACGAGGCATGAGCACGAGGATTTTGGCACGCATTTGACCATAGAGAGCGGCATGCTAAAAGACCAGAACAGGCTAACCCGTGGCGTTGGCACGACCATAGATGTTAAGAGCCTGTTTTACAATCTCCCTGCACGAATCGGCACGTTGAAATCGAAAGCCACTGAACTGCGGCACATCGTGGAGATCTGCATAAATTATGCGGTAATCTATCCAGAGATAAAATTCGAGCTCATTCATGATGGCAATCCGGTAATCAGCACGGTGGGTACGGGGAACATGTTAGACGCCATCGTCAATACATTCGGGAGCGGCGTTGCAAAAGAGCTTATCGAACTGAAAGAGCCGGATTCCTCCCTTAATGGTTGTATGATCCGAGGCTACATCACCAAACCAGCGGTGTCATACGGCACCAAGAAGCATTTCTTTACCTACGTAAATCGGAGGTTTGTACGAAGCGATCTTCTGGATAAAGCGATAAAACGGGGTTATATGTCTCTGTTACCGAAGCACGCATATCCTTTCGCGGTCGTTTCCCTTTCCGTCGACCCCCGCGAGGTAAACGTGAATATTCATCCGAAGAAGCATGAAATAAGCTTCTACCACGCCAATGAGGTCTTTCAATATCTCGTTGATGCTGTCTCCACCACGTTACGACACGCGGATTTGATGCCTGAGGTTGCCCAGCGAGAGGAAGGAACAGGAGCACGTGCTGGTGAACTCTTTGGATTACCGAAAGAGAAGAAAGCAGCCGCAAGTGTTCAAACAGCATTTCAGGGGGGTGTAACGGGGGCAGACGAGCTCATGGAAAAGGAATGTGGTGGTCGTGTGAATATACGCCCTGTTCCACTCTATCAGGTCCTCGACAGCTACATCATAGCACAGAGCGACGAGGACGACGTGATCATGATCGATCAACACGCGGCGGCTGAACGCATAAATTACGAGCGGCTGCTCGAGCGATATGGGGGGAAGATCGAAAAACAAGCACTTCTGAGGCCGTACATGCCTGAACTCAGTCCGCATCAGCTCTACGTGATTCGAGAGAACGAGAGCCTGCTGAGGGCTATGGGCTTCGATATCGAGCGACTGGGCGATGCGTATATTATTCGGGCGATACCCGTTGTCTTCCACAGTATGATCGATGAGGACGAGATAACCGAGATACTACTGCAATTAGTAGAGGAGCGCGGCAAGAAGGAGGAGCGACTGAAGGTCCTGTTTAGCACGGCAGCGTGCAAAGCGAGTATAAAGGCGGGTGAGAAGCAGTCGTACGAGTCGATGCGGGAACTCGTGGAGCGGTTGAAGGCCACGAAACTGCCGTATACCTGCCCGCACGGACGCCCGACGATGATTCGGCTGAGCAAGAAGGAGATAGAGAAACGGTTTAAGCGGCGGTAA
- a CDS encoding DUF1616 domain-containing protein, producing the protein MKGIILAAGKGVRLRSAVVTRMGLVLNYTPFGIRLSPALVSLSVFTIALAVGTCLRRCRVLEESGFEVDFGITFRKFKESLKAADAKLNLDRILSVILVIVIVLAISMVVYVIVTPKQGERFTEFYILGPGGKADDYPTTLHVGEEGEVIIGVVNHEYANVTYQLDIRLEDEVLSEERIELVHNETWECPFTFKASREGEDQKLEFLLFKEGVYETEPYRSLHLWLDVKNESS; encoded by the coding sequence ATGAAAGGGATCATACTTGCCGCGGGAAAGGGTGTGCGATTACGTAGTGCCGTCGTTACGCGGATGGGCTTAGTATTGAACTACACGCCGTTCGGAATTCGCTTATCGCCTGCTCTCGTCTCGCTGTCGGTATTCACGATTGCACTTGCGGTAGGCACTTGTCTTAGGAGATGCAGAGTTCTGGAAGAGAGCGGGTTCGAGGTCGATTTCGGCATTACGTTCAGAAAATTTAAGGAATCATTGAAAGCTGCGGATGCAAAGCTTAATCTTGATCGCATATTGTCGGTTATCCTTGTTATTGTAATCGTGCTCGCGATCTCCATGGTCGTGTATGTAATCGTAACGCCGAAGCAGGGCGAGAGATTCACCGAATTTTACATCCTCGGCCCCGGCGGTAAAGCAGACGACTATCCTACCACTTTGCACGTCGGAGAAGAGGGTGAAGTAATCATCGGCGTGGTGAATCATGAATACGCTAACGTCACGTATCAGTTGGACATAAGGCTGGAGGACGAAGTCCTCAGTGAAGAGCGCATCGAGCTTGTGCATAACGAGACGTGGGAGTGTCCATTTACATTTAAAGCATCGAGAGAAGGCGAAGATCAGAAGTTAGAGTTCCTGTTGTTTAAAGAGGGCGTTTACGAGACAGAACCGTATCGTTCGCTTCATCTGTGGCTGGATGTGAAAAATGAATCGTCCTAA
- a CDS encoding exosortase/archaeosortase family protein produces the protein MKLPKGALAIALLVALLYFRTFHWLVNTWLTDPYYSHGFLIVLVSCFIAWRALHTANSQNDPKPEPYTRGLFVFAFGLILYVIGFVTIFPLLTALSFLFVTSGLILYLYGKPLMRAFLFPVAFLIFAIPLPLVFLNIVAHTMQTVAARYPTALLELLGIPVTRVGAEIHLTDASFTVGLPCSGMYSLISLLALATLFIYLLNCPLYKKAALLCLAVPIAILANVIRVTSLLLIANAYGAETASGFYHTLFSPLLFILAFICLILISILMRCSIAGR, from the coding sequence ATGAAACTACCGAAAGGCGCTCTTGCTATAGCGCTCCTCGTAGCACTTTTATATTTTCGTACATTTCACTGGCTCGTTAATACGTGGCTTACAGACCCATATTACTCGCATGGTTTCCTGATCGTGCTTGTCTCCTGCTTCATTGCGTGGCGAGCTCTTCATACTGCTAACAGCCAAAACGACCCCAAACCAGAGCCGTACACAAGGGGACTCTTCGTCTTCGCCTTTGGGCTCATCCTTTACGTTATCGGCTTCGTTACGATCTTTCCGCTTTTAACTGCGCTCTCATTTCTGTTCGTCACAAGCGGGCTCATCCTTTATCTCTACGGTAAGCCTCTGATGCGCGCTTTCCTCTTCCCCGTCGCATTCCTCATCTTCGCTATACCCCTCCCTCTGGTCTTCCTGAATATCGTCGCGCACACGATGCAAACGGTCGCAGCGCGCTACCCAACCGCACTGCTCGAACTCCTGGGCATTCCTGTCACACGGGTGGGCGCTGAGATCCACCTCACCGATGCGTCGTTCACCGTCGGGTTACCGTGCAGCGGTATGTACTCGCTCATCTCTCTGCTCGCACTGGCCACGCTCTTTATCTACCTGCTCAACTGTCCGTTATACAAAAAGGCCGCGCTACTCTGCCTTGCGGTTCCTATCGCGATCCTCGCGAACGTTATCAGGGTTACTTCGCTGCTCTTGATCGCAAATGCGTACGGTGCGGAGACAGCCAGCGGTTTCTACCACACACTCTTCAGCCCGCTCCTCTTCATCCTCGCATTTATATGCCTGATTCTTATCAGTATACTTATGAGATGTTCGATTGCGGGGAGGTGA
- a CDS encoding CPBP family intramembrane metalloprotease: MVRTVSNGGKEIGKGSKAAFHRRVLIALLYVIFVALAESLTACAAKYGIAFHALILFALLVHSSLILTADPEFSKLLIALIIAPLIRILSLAMPVAQFSYIAWFSIISIPVYLAIFTCVYLQRIKPQDIALALPQQKHLPLEFATILFAVPFGILEYYVLKPGILVEPRLEALIVPVLIMVVCTGFLEELAFRGLMQYHATRTMGFSGIIFISVLFGLLHIGNLSIFDVILAGSVGFVYSLVVRKTGSLYGVSVSHGIINTILFLIAPAYL, translated from the coding sequence GTGGTCAGAACCGTGTCGAACGGCGGAAAAGAGATTGGTAAAGGTAGTAAAGCAGCTTTCCATCGCCGCGTTCTCATCGCCCTGCTGTACGTAATCTTCGTGGCGCTTGCAGAGTCGCTGACAGCGTGTGCTGCGAAGTACGGCATCGCGTTTCATGCCCTTATCCTCTTTGCATTGCTCGTCCACTCGTCGCTAATCTTAACAGCCGATCCTGAGTTCTCGAAGTTGCTGATAGCGCTCATTATCGCACCGCTCATCCGCATCCTCAGCCTTGCTATGCCCGTTGCACAGTTCAGCTATATCGCATGGTTCTCTATAATCAGTATTCCGGTTTACCTCGCGATATTCACGTGCGTCTACCTACAGCGAATAAAGCCGCAGGATATCGCACTCGCGCTTCCGCAGCAAAAGCATCTGCCGCTTGAATTCGCCACGATTCTCTTCGCGGTGCCGTTTGGCATACTGGAATATTACGTATTAAAACCCGGGATATTGGTCGAGCCACGCCTTGAAGCTTTAATTGTGCCGGTGCTCATTATGGTCGTCTGCACGGGGTTTCTCGAAGAATTAGCATTTCGCGGGTTGATGCAGTACCACGCGACGAGGACGATGGGGTTCTCGGGCATTATTTTTATCTCAGTCCTTTTCGGGTTACTGCATATCGGTAACCTCTCCATCTTTGATGTCATTCTGGCGGGCAGCGTGGGCTTCGTTTATTCGTTAGTGGTGCGGAAAACGGGCTCGCTCTACGGTGTGAGTGTATCGCACGGTATTATAAACACTATCTTGTTCCTGATCGCACCCGCCTATCTTTAG
- a CDS encoding CBS domain-containing protein: protein MAIRTKEEKEAMNVREIMSRPIITEDGDALITEIVRNMAELGIGSVVITSEGKPAGIITERDIALKVLLQNKRADEVKAKEVMSSPLVTIDAETSVDEASTLAAEKRIKRLPVVENGVLVGIISVRNILTQKPEYVKRFYPKVRLLASGWTLDRLERKLSACEVSLVGERAKSCERALKDVYDELVELVEHYVDDKELKDIFESLEELYHAMEGKGEGEKGFSVEEQRRKLDEILRKFRHTTYLRKQQTVSSFVGVSRFGDYRHITTKEPRLPYKRTRP from the coding sequence ATGGCTATACGTACCAAAGAAGAAAAAGAGGCTATGAACGTTCGTGAGATAATGAGCCGTCCAATCATCACCGAAGATGGAGACGCGCTTATCACAGAGATAGTACGGAATATGGCGGAGCTGGGTATCGGCAGTGTGGTCATCACCTCGGAAGGTAAACCAGCGGGAATTATTACCGAGCGAGACATCGCGTTAAAAGTGCTCTTGCAGAATAAGCGCGCAGATGAGGTAAAGGCCAAGGAAGTGATGAGTTCCCCGCTGGTGACCATCGATGCGGAGACCTCAGTGGATGAAGCAAGCACGCTCGCAGCAGAGAAACGGATAAAACGGCTGCCGGTGGTTGAGAACGGTGTGCTCGTGGGCATTATAAGCGTCAGGAACATACTGACCCAGAAGCCCGAGTACGTGAAGCGATTCTATCCCAAGGTTCGCCTATTAGCAAGCGGCTGGACCCTTGACCGGCTTGAGCGCAAGTTAAGCGCCTGCGAAGTGAGCTTAGTGGGAGAAAGAGCCAAGAGCTGCGAGAGAGCACTGAAAGACGTGTATGACGAATTGGTGGAACTCGTCGAGCATTATGTTGATGATAAGGAACTCAAGGATATATTCGAGAGCCTGGAGGAACTCTATCACGCGATGGAGGGTAAAGGAGAAGGAGAGAAAGGGTTTTCGGTGGAGGAGCAGCGGCGGAAGTTAGATGAGATTTTACGGAAGTTTCGGCATACAACGTACTTGAGGAAGCAGCAAACGGTCTCGAGCTTCGTGGGGGTTTCGCGATTCGGTGATTATCGCCATATCACGACCAAAGAGCCGCGGTTACCCTATAAACGAACACGACCGTAA
- a CDS encoding winged helix-turn-helix domain-containing protein, whose amino-acid sequence MEPTQLETALNEGLRESLKERFKARRSKIEIMADILSVARGGARKTEIVYSANLNFTRIDRYVPFLEERGLLENSGPIYRTTKKGEEFLREYQNMKALLVT is encoded by the coding sequence ATGGAGCCAACACAACTGGAAACTGCCCTTAATGAGGGGCTGCGGGAAAGTTTGAAGGAACGATTCAAGGCGCGTAGAAGCAAAATAGAGATAATGGCAGATATCCTTTCCGTGGCGCGAGGCGGTGCACGTAAAACTGAGATCGTATATAGTGCGAACCTTAATTTCACGCGGATAGATCGATACGTGCCTTTTTTGGAAGAGCGAGGTCTGTTGGAGAATTCAGGGCCGATATACAGGACGACGAAGAAAGGCGAAGAGTTTTTACGCGAATATCAGAACATGAAGGCGCTCTTAGTCACGTGA
- a CDS encoding phosphomannomutase/phosphoglucomutase, with the protein MSIFKAYDIRGIYPSEIDEHVAFRIGAAFGTLNPGRIAVGCDTRLSSPQLKDSFINGVCSTGSDVLNIGVVTTPAVVFAVRHYNCDGGVNVTASHNPKEYNGFKLFDNEAMPISYESGIGALRAQFERENYRKGNGTSTTRAIQEDYSNFIMANTKLGTWLSIVIDASNGAAGLYAPEIYRQLGMTVYELNCMPDGNFPGHAPDPTKAENLLEVQTKVKEVGADLGIVYDGDGDRLAVIDADGNIIESRRIFSLLAQQVLDEKPGAKIVHDALMSDMAIETIKRYGGQAVPCRVGHTYIAQKMKEEAAELGGELSGHYYFKEAFFADDAILASLKVAALISQGGKRLSELVSDFPEYLSENIRIPVKESKKFSFIKQLKADLESDGYVLDCLDGVKVVFDTGWALFRASNTEPRISIAYESRNETEFYRIKDFVQSIIEKVPQ; encoded by the coding sequence ATGAGCATATTTAAAGCGTACGACATCAGAGGCATCTATCCGTCAGAGATCGATGAGCATGTGGCGTTCCGGATAGGAGCGGCATTTGGGACTCTTAACCCCGGTAGGATCGCTGTAGGATGCGATACGCGATTGAGTAGCCCACAATTGAAAGATTCGTTTATTAACGGGGTTTGCTCAACCGGCTCAGATGTTCTGAACATCGGTGTGGTTACTACGCCCGCGGTGGTCTTTGCAGTCCGGCATTACAACTGTGATGGCGGCGTAAACGTCACCGCCTCACACAATCCCAAGGAGTATAACGGCTTCAAGCTGTTCGATAACGAGGCTATGCCAATAAGCTACGAATCTGGAATAGGGGCGCTAAGGGCACAATTCGAGCGCGAGAATTACCGTAAAGGCAACGGCACTTCTACAACCCGTGCAATCCAAGAAGATTATAGTAACTTTATCATGGCCAACACGAAGCTGGGGACTTGGTTATCAATCGTTATAGATGCTTCTAATGGCGCTGCAGGCCTGTACGCGCCCGAAATTTATCGGCAATTAGGTATGACGGTCTATGAGTTGAACTGCATGCCGGATGGTAATTTCCCTGGTCATGCACCTGATCCCACAAAGGCGGAAAATTTGCTCGAGGTTCAAACCAAAGTAAAAGAGGTCGGCGCGGATCTCGGTATTGTTTACGATGGCGATGGCGACCGATTGGCAGTTATTGACGCGGACGGTAATATAATAGAATCGAGAAGAATCTTCTCCCTATTGGCCCAGCAGGTACTGGACGAGAAGCCCGGAGCGAAGATCGTCCACGATGCACTCATGTCAGACATGGCGATTGAAACGATAAAACGATACGGCGGCCAGGCAGTTCCCTGCAGAGTCGGCCACACGTATATAGCACAGAAGATGAAGGAAGAAGCAGCGGAACTCGGTGGCGAACTCTCCGGGCATTATTACTTTAAAGAAGCGTTTTTTGCGGATGATGCGATACTTGCAAGCCTTAAAGTTGCTGCGCTCATTTCGCAGGGTGGGAAACGGTTGTCAGAGCTTGTAAGCGATTTCCCAGAGTACCTCTCTGAGAACATTCGTATTCCCGTGAAAGAATCCAAGAAGTTTTCGTTTATCAAACAGTTGAAGGCAGATTTGGAAAGCGACGGGTACGTACTGGATTGCCTTGACGGCGTTAAAGTCGTGTTTGACACGGGCTGGGCGCTTTTCCGTGCTTCTAATACCGAGCCGAGGATATCTATCGCGTACGAATCGAGGAATGAGACGGAGTTTTATAGAATAAAAGACTTTGTACAGTCGATCATCGAGAAAGTACCTCAATAA